Below is a window of Strix uralensis isolate ZFMK-TIS-50842 chromosome 8, bStrUra1, whole genome shotgun sequence DNA.
AGGTTGCAGAGGGAGGACAGAGCGTGGTAGAGGGTGAACTGCCGGGTCAGCTGCCGGTAGCTGGGGTTGGAGGCACGCAGCTGCCTGTGGGACTGGCTGGTGAACAGCCCAATCTCCTGGCCGAGGCCGTGGCTGTGCTCAATGAGGTGCATGTCGACCACGATGTCGGAGGTGACCTGCCCGAACCACTGCGTGTTCAGCACGGAAGCGGCGACGCAAACAAAGAAGGCGATGATCTGCAGGGGAGCAAAGCCCACCGTGAACATCTCACACCCGCCGTGGATTAAAttgctcccccagccctgcttgcACACAAAGCTCGTCTGGATGCTAACCGGTTTCTTTTAACCAGAGCCACGTCATCGTTTGCAAACCAACCTCAGCGGAGCAGAGCAGAGTGGGACCCCGTTGGAGGAAGGGACTGGGGCTGTGGCCAGCTCGCCTTTTAAAGTGGGAGACTACCTGGGTCGTTTGTTCATCGCTGAGCAGCTCACTGGGGTGGTACATGGCAAACAGAGTCAGGTTGAGGAAAGCAC
It encodes the following:
- the TMEM205 gene encoding transmembrane protein 205 — protein: MEGPVPGQDTVSTVTEPSNAIKLLHLVFLSTSWGMQIWVTFVAGFVMGSHLPRHTFGFIQRQLFPYYFHIVSACAFLNLTLFAMYHPSELLSDEQTTQIIAFFVCVAASVLNTQWFGQVTSDIVVDMHLIEHSHGLGQEIGLFTSQSHRQLRASNPSYRQLTRQFTLYHALSSLCNLCCIVCNGLSLYYVAARLSAL